A window of the Cannabis sativa cultivar Pink pepper isolate KNU-18-1 chromosome X, ASM2916894v1, whole genome shotgun sequence genome harbors these coding sequences:
- the LOC115711038 gene encoding transcription factor HY5 has protein sequence MQEQATSSMAASSLPSSSERSSSSALHVEVKEAMESDEEIRRVPEIGGESAGTSASGRDTGSVAGSDRVQVTGEGQRKRGRNPADKESKRLKRLLRNRVSAQQARERKKAYLSDLETRVKDLEKKNSELEEKLSTLQNENQMLRHILKNTTASRRGGNGNSNGDDCL, from the exons ATGCAAGAACAGGCGACGAGTTCAATGGCAGCTAGCTCTCTACCTTCGAGTAGTGAAAGATCTTCAAGCTCTGCTCTTCATGTTGAAGTTAAAGAAG CTATGGAAAGTGATGAGGAGATCAGGAGAGTCCCGGAAATCGGCGGTGAGTCGGCTGGAACGTCGGCTTCGGGTCGGGACACGGGTTCAGTGGCCGGTTCAGACCGGGTTCAAGTCACTGGAGAGGGCCAGAGGAAGAGAGGAAGAAACCCAGCTGACAAAGAAAGCAAGAGGCTTAAGAG ATTGCTGAGAAACAGGGTTTCAGCTCAACAAGCAAGAGAGAGGAAGAAGGCATACTTGAGCGATTTAGAAACCAGAGTGAAAGATTTGGAGAAAAAGAACTCAGAGCTTGAAGAGAAGCTCTCAACTCTGCAGAATGAGAATCAGATGCTTAGACAT ATATTGAAGAATACAACGGCAAGTCGGAGAGGAGGTAATGGTAACTCAAACGGTGATGATTGCTTGTAA